The following proteins come from a genomic window of Pseudomonas syringae:
- a CDS encoding alginate biosynthesis protein Alg44 produces MNTAVNANVVHESEAQRQHARIKIPAKLRLLNDQPNAPLVRVEDLSAGGLSFVAPSGQKFSEGQIVKGRLQFIIDNLGLAMDVDLQVRSIDNASNRIGCQFQNLEPQDIATLRHLITSHLSGEVVTLGEVLATLQRDNFTKARKVKGKDSGMSALGRLRAVTFSLGIFIVGLAAFGFIFKTVYGLYFVSHASAGLVSIPSMDVTMPREGTVQSLVGPNGEATKGAPLATFNTSMLEMLKGSLTGEDLQPAKIEELYGKQMSGTLTSPCDCVVGRQLVADGQFASKGQVIFQLVPRNAPATVEARFTYRQFNDVKPGTRVSFQIAGEDQLRTGKIISSTNLSNTDLSTDIRVQIQPDETLSSSLAGRPVEVVSDRGPSVNWLLDKAMAAGL; encoded by the coding sequence ATGAATACAGCCGTGAATGCGAACGTCGTACATGAATCCGAAGCCCAGCGCCAACACGCCCGGATCAAGATCCCTGCCAAGCTGCGCCTGCTGAATGATCAGCCAAATGCGCCACTGGTGCGTGTCGAAGACCTGTCGGCCGGCGGTCTGAGTTTCGTTGCTCCGTCGGGGCAGAAATTCAGCGAAGGTCAAATCGTCAAAGGACGCCTGCAGTTCATCATCGACAACCTCGGCCTGGCCATGGACGTCGATCTGCAGGTTCGTTCGATCGACAACGCCAGCAACCGTATCGGCTGCCAGTTCCAGAACCTGGAACCTCAGGACATTGCCACCCTGCGTCATTTGATCACCTCGCACCTGTCCGGCGAAGTTGTCACCCTGGGCGAAGTTCTGGCTACGCTGCAGCGCGACAACTTCACCAAAGCACGCAAGGTCAAAGGCAAGGACAGCGGCATGTCCGCCCTGGGCCGTCTGCGCGCAGTGACCTTCAGCCTCGGCATCTTCATTGTCGGCCTGGCAGCCTTCGGTTTCATCTTCAAGACCGTCTACGGCCTGTACTTCGTCAGCCACGCGTCGGCAGGTCTGGTGTCGATTCCGAGCATGGACGTCACCATGCCACGCGAAGGCACCGTGCAAAGCCTGGTCGGCCCGAACGGCGAAGCCACCAAAGGCGCGCCACTGGCAACCTTCAACACCAGCATGTTGGAAATGCTCAAAGGCAGCCTGACCGGTGAAGACCTGCAGCCTGCCAAGATCGAAGAACTGTATGGCAAGCAAATGAGCGGCACCCTCACCAGCCCGTGCGACTGCGTTGTCGGTCGTCAGTTGGTGGCTGACGGTCAGTTCGCGTCCAAGGGTCAGGTGATCTTCCAGCTGGTACCGCGCAATGCACCGGCTACCGTTGAAGCGCGCTTCACCTATCGCCAGTTCAACGACGTCAAGCCAGGCACGCGTGTCAGCTTCCAGATCGCAGGCGAAGACCAGTTGCGCACCGGCAAGATCATCAGCAGCACCAACCTGAGCAATACCGATCTGTCCACCGACATCCGCGTGCAGATCCAGCCTGACGAAACCCTGAGCAGCTCGCTGGCAGGTCGCCCTGTTGAAGTGGTCAGCGATCGCGGTCCGTCCGTGAACTGGTTGCTCGACAAAGCCATGGCTGCGGGTCTGTAA
- a CDS encoding polysaccharide deacetylase family protein → MRIVLAVCASLFWFQAQAAAPLVATIDRSVWPERLETPALFDVASRAEILSFAHELYLSEKLNEDGLKQRLGLRFVNVPSLNVVRHRLWLRLLENYQAAQKSCEEDANFCVLVEDMDQLRQRAEEYQVANDSFYASWARPGAIFHQRYLDELLFMAALFPQTSSEIERYNSDEMSGDEMPDRTFMLNFESGPSPADGGTDWLADFMRQQKMNATFFVLGKSLQERLDTTSAVSLQSLYRQQCVGIQGWEYRSHSQWLDWQDSVQRSATLVQHVLPDNFVPLFRPPYGHRRADSGDFFRAQHLRVSLWNIDAQDDSGRLTAEQVGDRVLTLMLLWRKGTVVFHDVANKAQSALPLLLANTAQSELIWDDCRNISEAPVEQGPEGSEEAAPDAE, encoded by the coding sequence TTGCGTATTGTTTTAGCAGTGTGTGCGAGTCTGTTCTGGTTTCAGGCTCAGGCGGCAGCGCCGTTGGTTGCCACCATCGACCGCAGCGTGTGGCCCGAGCGTCTGGAGACGCCTGCGTTGTTCGACGTTGCTTCACGCGCCGAAATTCTCTCTTTTGCCCATGAGCTGTACCTCAGCGAGAAACTGAATGAGGACGGACTGAAGCAGCGTCTCGGCCTGCGCTTCGTTAACGTGCCCTCGCTGAATGTGGTCCGCCATCGTCTGTGGCTGCGCTTGCTGGAGAACTATCAGGCTGCGCAGAAGAGCTGTGAGGAGGATGCCAACTTCTGTGTACTGGTCGAAGACATGGATCAGTTGCGCCAGCGTGCCGAGGAATACCAGGTGGCGAACGACTCGTTCTACGCCTCCTGGGCCAGGCCCGGGGCCATTTTTCATCAGCGCTACCTGGACGAATTGCTGTTCATGGCGGCGTTGTTCCCGCAAACCAGTAGCGAGATCGAGCGTTACAACTCTGACGAGATGAGCGGCGATGAAATGCCCGATCGCACGTTCATGCTCAATTTTGAGAGCGGCCCGAGTCCAGCGGACGGCGGGACCGACTGGCTGGCCGACTTCATGCGCCAGCAAAAAATGAACGCCACCTTTTTTGTGTTGGGCAAGAGCCTGCAGGAGCGTCTGGACACGACGTCGGCGGTCAGTCTGCAATCACTCTATCGCCAGCAGTGTGTCGGTATTCAGGGCTGGGAGTACCGTTCGCACAGCCAGTGGCTGGATTGGCAGGATTCGGTGCAACGCAGCGCCACCCTCGTGCAGCACGTTTTGCCGGATAACTTCGTGCCGCTGTTTCGCCCGCCCTATGGTCATCGGCGGGCCGACAGCGGCGATTTCTTCCGCGCCCAGCATCTGCGGGTGTCGTTGTGGAATATCGATGCACAGGACGACAGCGGGCGGCTCACGGCAGAGCAGGTCGGTGACCGGGTGCTGACGCTGATGCTGCTCTGGCGCAAGGGAACGGTCGTGTTCCATGACGTGGCCAACAAGGCCCAGTCTGCACTGCCGCTGCTGCTGGCCAACACCGCGCAAAGCGAGTTGATCTGGGATGACTGCCGAAATATCTCTGAAGCGCCCGTGGAACAAGGGCCGGAGGGCAGCGAAGAGGCTGCGCCGGACGCGGAATGA
- the algK gene encoding alginate biosynthesis TPR repeat lipoprotein AlgK: protein MSSPLRRLSTPTLLSLAVALGLSGCAGLPDQRLANEALKNGDTALAEQNYRQLADLGYSDAQVGLADIQVSTRDPALLKQAEATYRAAAETSPRAQSRLGRLLAAKPDATEAEHREAEGLLKKAFANGESGTLIPLAMLYLQYPHTFPEVNAQQKISEWRAAGYPEAGLAQVLLYRTQGTYAQHLDEVESICKQALSVTDICYVELATVYQTRGQAEQQAALIEKLKSEHAAGRVNAQRVDSVARVLGDSTIGTPDEKTAQQLLESVAPGYPVSWVTLAKLLYDFPELGDVNKMMEYLNNGRAADQPRAELLLGRLYYEGKWVTPDAFKAEEHLKKATATEISAHYYLGQIYRRGYLGQVYPQKAVDELLTAARGGQNSADFALAQLFSQGKGTKPDPVNAWVFAQLALASQTPQATELAEALNTQLPPEKLATAKDLLAREQKVRGATATQNVMAMQALQEEKDGEEAL, encoded by the coding sequence ATGAGCAGCCCACTACGACGCCTGTCGACCCCCACGCTATTGAGCCTCGCTGTCGCGCTCGGCCTGAGCGGCTGTGCCGGCCTGCCTGATCAACGCCTTGCCAATGAAGCCCTGAAAAACGGTGACACTGCACTGGCGGAGCAGAACTATCGGCAGCTGGCGGACCTGGGCTACAGCGATGCACAGGTCGGCCTGGCCGACATTCAGGTGAGCACCCGCGACCCGGCCCTGCTCAAGCAGGCCGAGGCCACTTATCGTGCCGCGGCAGAGACTTCGCCCCGTGCGCAGTCGCGCCTCGGTCGCCTGCTGGCGGCCAAGCCCGACGCCACCGAGGCCGAACACCGCGAAGCCGAAGGCCTGCTGAAAAAAGCATTCGCCAACGGTGAATCCGGCACGCTGATCCCGCTGGCCATGCTGTACCTGCAATACCCGCACACTTTCCCGGAAGTGAATGCGCAGCAGAAGATCAGCGAGTGGCGTGCAGCCGGTTATCCGGAGGCCGGTCTGGCTCAGGTGCTGCTGTACCGTACTCAAGGCACCTACGCACAGCATCTGGATGAAGTCGAAAGCATCTGCAAGCAGGCGCTGTCGGTGACTGACATTTGCTACGTCGAACTGGCCACGGTCTACCAGACGCGCGGCCAGGCCGAGCAACAGGCGGCACTGATCGAGAAGCTCAAGAGCGAACATGCTGCCGGTCGCGTCAATGCTCAGCGAGTCGACAGCGTAGCGCGCGTATTGGGCGACTCCACCATTGGTACGCCAGACGAAAAGACCGCTCAGCAATTGCTGGAAAGCGTTGCGCCGGGCTACCCGGTTTCCTGGGTCACGCTGGCCAAACTGCTTTACGACTTCCCCGAACTGGGCGACGTCAACAAGATGATGGAATACCTGAATAACGGCCGCGCAGCTGACCAGCCCCGCGCCGAACTGCTGCTGGGCCGTCTGTATTACGAAGGCAAATGGGTCACCCCTGACGCCTTCAAGGCCGAAGAACACCTGAAGAAAGCCACGGCAACGGAAATCTCTGCCCATTACTACCTGGGTCAGATCTACCGTCGTGGTTATCTGGGTCAGGTCTATCCACAGAAAGCCGTGGATGAACTGCTGACCGCCGCCCGTGGTGGCCAGAACAGCGCCGATTTCGCCCTCGCGCAGTTGTTCTCGCAGGGCAAGGGCACCAAGCCTGATCCGGTCAATGCCTGGGTATTCGCCCAATTGGCGCTGGCCAGTCAGACCCCGCAAGCCACCGAGCTTGCCGAGGCCCTCAACACCCAACTGCCGCCTGAAAAGCTTGCCACCGCCAAAGACCTGTTGGCACGCGAGCAAAAAGTCCGGGGCGCTACCGCCACTCAGAACGTGATGGCAATGCAGGCCCTGCAAGAAGAAAAAGACGGTGAGGAAGCACTATGA
- the yaaA gene encoding peroxide stress protein YaaA, translating into MLMVISPAKTLDFETPPTTGRFTQPQYLEHSQELISQLRELTPAQIGELMHLSDKLSGLNAARFGSWDPAFTLDNAKQALLAFKGDVYTGLQAETLSDAQLDYAQGHLRMLSGLYGLLRPLDLMQPYRLEMGTRLANARGKDLYAFWGTRISEWLNEALADQGDDLLLNLASTEYFSAVKRSALKARIIDTEFKDLKNGQYKIISFYAKKARGMMSRFIIEERINTPEALTAFDVQGYRYNREQSTPDKLVFLRDPTDH; encoded by the coding sequence ATGCTGATGGTGATTTCCCCCGCGAAAACCCTCGATTTCGAGACACCGCCCACGACCGGCCGCTTCACGCAGCCACAGTATCTGGAGCACTCGCAGGAACTGATCAGTCAGTTGCGAGAGCTGACCCCGGCACAGATCGGCGAACTGATGCACCTCTCCGACAAACTCTCCGGGCTCAACGCGGCACGCTTCGGCAGCTGGGACCCGGCCTTCACGCTCGACAATGCCAAACAGGCACTGCTGGCCTTCAAGGGCGACGTGTACACCGGCCTGCAGGCCGAAACGCTGAGTGACGCACAGCTCGACTATGCGCAGGGCCACTTGCGGATGCTTTCCGGCCTGTATGGCCTGTTGCGTCCGCTGGACCTGATGCAGCCTTATCGCCTGGAGATGGGCACTCGACTGGCCAATGCCCGTGGCAAGGACCTTTATGCATTCTGGGGTACGCGGATCAGTGAATGGCTGAATGAGGCGCTGGCCGATCAGGGCGACGACCTGCTGCTGAACCTGGCGTCCACCGAGTATTTCTCGGCAGTCAAGCGCTCGGCGCTCAAGGCGCGGATCATCGACACCGAGTTCAAAGACCTGAAGAACGGTCAGTACAAGATCATCAGCTTCTACGCCAAGAAGGCACGCGGCATGATGAGTCGCTTCATTATAGAAGAGCGCATCAATACGCCGGAAGCGCTAACAGCGTTCGATGTGCAGGGCTATCGTTATAACCGCGAACAGTCAACACCTGACAAGTTAGTGTTTCTGCGCGATCCCACCGACCACTAA
- a CDS encoding PhoH family protein: MDDHGRTPSTNQPILYVLDTNVLIHDPNALLNFEEHHVAIPMTVLEELDKLKAGKHSVAAECRQAIRLIDKTLGEANPEEVEKGVPIDRGTGVFKGFLSILMSKREEPNSLLPEHLNDNIIINQLIDLHARNKDLSVVLVTKDINMRLKARACGIAAEDYSTDQLVDDVSLLSRGYHEMTGSFWDRVNKVDTRQERGRTWHRVQLNEMLPAVHINEFIIDEQGFVGWIKGVKNDELLILDMHQEPLLHQEAWGLKPRDIYQGLALFALLDPDIHLVNLSGAAGSGKTILALAAAIEQTMVTKRYRRIIATRSVQGLDQEIGFLPGTEAEKMEPWLGAITDNLEALHMDDENTHGSVDYILSKVPLQFKSLNYIRGRSFQQSLILIDECQNLTPHQMKTIITRAGAGSKVVCLGNLAQIDTPYLSATSSGLTYLTERFKDFPNGVHITLQGVPRSILAEYAESHL, encoded by the coding sequence ATGGATGATCACGGACGCACCCCTTCCACCAACCAGCCAATCCTTTACGTGCTCGATACCAATGTACTGATTCATGATCCAAACGCATTGTTGAATTTCGAAGAACACCACGTCGCCATTCCCATGACAGTTCTGGAGGAACTGGACAAGCTCAAGGCCGGTAAACATTCGGTGGCCGCCGAGTGCCGTCAGGCCATCCGCCTGATCGACAAGACCCTCGGAGAAGCCAACCCTGAAGAAGTTGAAAAGGGCGTGCCCATTGATCGCGGCACCGGTGTCTTTAAGGGCTTTCTGTCCATCCTGATGAGCAAGCGTGAGGAGCCCAACAGTCTTTTACCCGAGCACCTCAACGACAACATCATCATCAACCAATTGATTGACCTGCACGCGCGCAACAAGGACTTGAGCGTCGTACTGGTGACCAAAGACATCAACATGCGCCTCAAGGCGCGAGCCTGCGGCATTGCTGCCGAGGATTACAGCACCGACCAGCTGGTGGACGACGTTTCACTGCTGTCCCGTGGCTACCACGAAATGACCGGCTCGTTCTGGGACCGCGTCAACAAGGTCGATACCCGCCAGGAACGGGGCCGCACCTGGCATCGCGTGCAGCTCAACGAAATGCTGCCGGCCGTTCACATCAACGAGTTCATCATCGACGAACAGGGTTTCGTCGGCTGGATAAAGGGCGTCAAGAACGATGAGTTACTGATTCTCGACATGCATCAGGAGCCCTTGCTGCATCAGGAAGCCTGGGGCCTGAAGCCACGAGACATCTATCAGGGGCTGGCGCTGTTCGCCTTGCTCGACCCGGATATTCATCTGGTCAACCTGTCGGGTGCTGCGGGCTCGGGTAAAACCATCCTGGCGCTGGCGGCGGCCATTGAGCAGACCATGGTCACCAAGCGCTATCGCCGTATTATCGCCACCCGTAGCGTTCAGGGTCTGGATCAGGAAATCGGCTTTCTGCCCGGCACCGAGGCGGAAAAGATGGAGCCCTGGCTTGGCGCTATCACCGATAACCTCGAAGCCTTGCACATGGATGACGAAAACACCCATGGCAGCGTCGATTACATCCTCAGCAAAGTGCCGTTGCAGTTCAAATCCCTTAACTACATTCGAGGTCGCAGCTTCCAGCAAAGTCTGATCCTGATCGATGAATGCCAGAACCTGACCCCGCACCAGATGAAAACCATCATCACCCGAGCCGGTGCCGGTTCAAAAGTGGTCTGCCTGGGCAACCTGGCGCAGATCGACACCCCTTACCTGTCAGCCACCAGTTCCGGCCTGACCTACCTGACGGAGCGCTTCAAAGACTTCCCGAACGGCGTGCACATCACCCTGCAAGGCGTGCCACGCTCGATACTGGCCGAGTATGCGGAGAGTCATCTTTAG
- a CDS encoding alginate export family protein, with amino-acid sequence MKLNPLMAAGMGLGFTLLWACPTLAALTEQQNFGIEIKATAQAEDDRDLGTRSGGDVNGVGLDLRPWVYGERGDWSGYAMGQVVTATDIIQTDPLEQSNADGSGTQTSRGTASEREADKTYAALREFWIGYSGFTPYPGEILKVGRQRLRNDDGQWHDTNIEAINWSFDTTLLRAELGAAQRFSEYRTDLTELAPDDEDRKHLFGSVSYQWTPGHWAGIRAHHSADDGKLKSQGQALDDLDKTSNGDLTWVGLQADSDAYNYRSNANQLNYWGSLTWLDGTRDEIGVTSAANDQFIAGQKNSRDMNGWATDLGLRLRLDPQWQVGAAYSRASRDYVQNGLESNRSNWTGTRSRIHRFGEAFQGEMANVETGSLFASWQMNEEYDASLIYHKFRRVDGNTGIGGSGINAVNDNRDGTFSSLPLEDGSKDLGQEMDLVVTKYFKQGLLPASLSQSFDEPSALVRLRAGVFKPGDAYQSNVDSYMHRAVVDVIWRF; translated from the coding sequence ATGAAGTTGAATCCCCTGATGGCCGCCGGCATGGGCCTTGGCTTCACCCTGTTGTGGGCCTGCCCGACGCTGGCAGCGCTGACCGAACAACAGAATTTCGGCATCGAAATCAAAGCCACGGCACAGGCCGAGGATGATCGCGATCTGGGCACCCGTTCGGGCGGCGACGTCAACGGTGTGGGCCTGGACCTGCGTCCCTGGGTTTACGGCGAGCGCGGCGACTGGAGCGGCTATGCCATGGGCCAGGTGGTCACCGCCACCGACATCATTCAGACCGACCCGCTGGAGCAGAGCAACGCCGACGGCAGCGGCACCCAGACCTCGCGTGGCACGGCCAGCGAGCGCGAAGCCGACAAAACCTACGCCGCCCTGCGTGAATTCTGGATCGGCTACAGCGGTTTCACGCCCTACCCCGGCGAGATCCTGAAAGTCGGCCGTCAGCGCCTGCGCAATGACGACGGCCAATGGCACGATACCAATATCGAAGCCATCAACTGGTCGTTCGACACCACCCTGTTGCGCGCTGAACTGGGTGCTGCCCAGCGTTTCAGCGAATACCGCACCGACCTGACCGAACTGGCGCCTGACGACGAAGACCGCAAGCATTTGTTCGGCTCGGTCAGCTATCAGTGGACACCGGGCCATTGGGCAGGCATCCGTGCGCATCACAGCGCTGACGATGGCAAACTCAAGTCGCAAGGCCAGGCGCTCGACGATCTGGACAAGACGTCCAACGGCGATCTGACTTGGGTGGGCTTGCAGGCCGACAGCGATGCTTACAACTATCGCAGCAACGCCAATCAGCTCAACTACTGGGGCAGCCTGACCTGGCTGGACGGCACGCGCGACGAAATCGGCGTGACTTCCGCGGCCAACGACCAGTTTATTGCCGGGCAAAAGAACAGCCGTGACATGAACGGCTGGGCCACCGACTTGGGCCTGCGCCTGCGTCTTGATCCGCAGTGGCAAGTCGGTGCGGCCTACTCGCGCGCCAGCAGGGATTACGTCCAGAACGGTCTGGAAAGTAACCGTTCCAACTGGACCGGCACGCGCTCGCGCATCCACCGTTTCGGCGAAGCCTTCCAGGGCGAAATGGCCAACGTGGAAACCGGCTCGCTGTTCGCCTCCTGGCAGATGAACGAGGAATACGACGCATCGCTGATCTACCACAAGTTTCGTCGTGTAGACGGCAACACCGGTATCGGCGGATCGGGCATCAACGCGGTCAACGATAACCGTGACGGTACGTTCAGCTCGCTGCCACTGGAAGACGGCAGCAAGGACCTGGGTCAGGAAATGGACCTGGTCGTGACCAAGTACTTCAAGCAAGGCTTGCTGCCCGCGTCGCTCAGCCAGTCGTTCGATGAACCGTCGGCACTGGTGCGCTTGCGCGCAGGCGTCTTCAAGCCCGGCGACGCTTACCAGAGCAACGTGGACAGCTACATGCACCGCGCTGTTGTCGACGTCATCTGGCGCTTCTGA
- a CDS encoding nucleotide sugar dehydrogenase — protein sequence MRISIFGLGYVGAVCAGCLSARGHDVVGVDISSTKIDLINNGKSPIVEPGLEELLQKGLATGKLRGTTDFAEAIRATDLSMICVGTPSKKNGDLELDYIESVCREIGYVLRDKATRHTIVVRSTVLPGTVANVVIPILEDCSGKKAGVDFGVAVNPEFLRESTAIKDYDLPPMTVIGEFDKASGDVLQSLYEELDAPIIRKDIAVAEMIKYTCNVWHATKVTFANEIGNIAKAVGVDGREVMDVVCQDKALNLSQYYMRPGFAFGGSCLPKDVRALTYRAGSLDVEAPLLNSLMRSNTSQVQNAFDMVASYDTRKVALLGLSFKAGTDDLRESPLVELAEMLIGKGFELSIFDSNVEYARVHGANKEYIESKIPHVSSLLNSDFDQVIDNSDVIILGNRDERFRALANKTPEGKRVIDLVGFMTNATTEDGRAEGICW from the coding sequence ATGCGTATCAGCATATTTGGTTTGGGTTATGTCGGTGCCGTCTGTGCCGGTTGCCTTTCTGCACGTGGTCACGACGTAGTGGGTGTGGATATCTCCAGCACCAAGATCGACCTGATCAATAACGGCAAGTCGCCTATCGTTGAACCAGGCCTGGAAGAACTGCTGCAAAAAGGTCTTGCCACCGGCAAACTGCGCGGCACTACTGACTTCGCTGAAGCCATTCGCGCCACTGACCTGTCGATGATCTGCGTCGGCACGCCGAGCAAGAAAAACGGCGATCTGGAACTCGATTACATCGAATCCGTGTGCCGTGAAATCGGTTATGTCCTGCGCGACAAAGCCACCCGCCACACGATCGTTGTTCGCAGTACTGTTCTGCCGGGCACTGTCGCCAACGTGGTGATCCCGATCCTGGAAGACTGCTCTGGCAAGAAAGCCGGTGTTGATTTCGGCGTTGCGGTAAACCCTGAGTTCCTGCGTGAAAGCACCGCGATCAAAGACTACGACCTGCCACCGATGACGGTGATCGGCGAGTTCGACAAAGCATCGGGTGACGTTCTGCAATCGCTGTACGAAGAACTCGACGCACCGATCATCCGCAAGGACATCGCTGTTGCCGAAATGATCAAGTACACCTGCAACGTATGGCACGCCACCAAAGTGACCTTCGCCAACGAAATCGGCAACATCGCCAAAGCAGTCGGCGTCGATGGTCGTGAAGTGATGGACGTTGTCTGCCAGGACAAGGCACTGAACCTGTCCCAGTACTACATGCGCCCTGGCTTCGCCTTCGGTGGCTCCTGCCTGCCGAAAGATGTCCGCGCCCTGACCTACCGCGCCGGCAGCCTGGACGTTGAAGCTCCCCTGCTCAACTCCCTGATGCGCAGTAACACGTCGCAGGTACAGAACGCGTTCGACATGGTTGCCAGCTACGACACCCGCAAGGTTGCACTGCTGGGCCTGAGCTTCAAGGCCGGCACTGACGATTTGCGCGAAAGCCCGCTGGTAGAGCTGGCCGAAATGCTGATCGGTAAAGGCTTCGAACTGAGCATCTTCGACAGCAACGTTGAATATGCCCGCGTTCACGGTGCCAACAAGGAATACATCGAATCGAAGATTCCGCACGTTTCGTCGCTGCTGAACTCCGACTTCGACCAAGTCATCGACAACTCCGACGTGATCATTCTGGGTAACCGCGACGAGCGTTTCCGCGCCCTCGCCAACAAGACCCCGGAAGGCAAGCGCGTCATCGACCTGGTGGGCTTCATGACCAATGCCACCACCGAAGACGGTCGTGCCGAAGGTATCTGCTGGTAA
- the alg8 gene encoding mannuronan synthase, translating to MQRLKHGLLQAAGWLFYLSLLMGLAAALPTSIFDSQSKNFIFLIGAVGIWRYSMGITHFVRGMIFLYIVYPHLRRKVRKLGSAADPSHVFLMVTSFRIDALTTAQVYNSVIREAIDCGLPTTIVCSLVEMSDELLVKSMWAKFNPPERVKLDFVRIPGTGKRDGLAYGFRAISRHLPDSRAVVAVIDGDTVLNEGVVAKTVPWFQLFDNVGGLTTNEFCEVRGGYIMSEWHKLRFAQRHINMCSMALSKRVLTMTGRMSVFRATVVTDPEFIADVESDSLNHWRLGTFRFLTGDDKSSWFSLMRLGYDTFYVPDAAINTVEHPPEKSFLKASRKLMYRWYGNNLRQNSRALGLGVRRLGIFTSIVLFDQRVSMWTSILGLTVALIASFKYGGAFLLMYLLWIGMTRLILTLLLSLSGHRIGPAYPIILYYNQIVGALMKIYVFFRLDRQSWTRQDTKLSRDMASFQGWFNTWSSRTMTFSAGTIFVAVLLTMV from the coding sequence ATGCAGAGGCTCAAGCACGGCCTGCTTCAGGCCGCCGGTTGGCTGTTCTATCTGAGTTTATTGATGGGCCTTGCTGCCGCATTGCCCACGAGTATCTTCGACTCGCAGTCGAAGAACTTTATTTTCCTGATTGGTGCCGTCGGTATCTGGCGCTACTCGATGGGAATCACGCACTTCGTGCGCGGGATGATTTTCCTGTACATCGTTTACCCGCACTTGCGCCGCAAGGTTCGCAAGCTGGGCAGCGCTGCAGATCCGTCCCATGTGTTTCTGATGGTCACCAGCTTTCGTATCGATGCGTTGACCACTGCACAGGTCTACAACTCGGTCATCCGCGAAGCGATCGACTGCGGTCTGCCGACCACCATCGTCTGCTCGCTGGTAGAAATGTCCGATGAGCTGCTGGTCAAGAGCATGTGGGCGAAGTTCAACCCGCCAGAACGCGTCAAGCTCGACTTCGTGCGTATTCCGGGCACCGGCAAGCGCGATGGCCTGGCCTACGGCTTCCGCGCCATTTCGCGTCACTTGCCCGACAGCCGCGCAGTGGTTGCGGTGATCGACGGTGACACGGTGCTCAACGAAGGTGTGGTCGCCAAGACCGTGCCGTGGTTCCAGCTGTTCGATAACGTTGGCGGTCTGACCACCAACGAGTTTTGCGAAGTGCGTGGCGGCTACATCATGAGCGAGTGGCACAAGCTGCGTTTCGCCCAGCGTCACATCAACATGTGCTCCATGGCGCTGTCCAAGCGCGTGTTGACCATGACCGGTCGAATGTCAGTGTTCCGCGCCACCGTGGTCACCGACCCCGAGTTCATCGCCGACGTGGAAAGCGATTCGCTCAACCACTGGCGCCTGGGCACCTTCAGGTTTCTGACCGGCGACGACAAGTCCAGCTGGTTCAGCCTGATGCGCCTGGGTTACGACACGTTCTACGTGCCGGATGCGGCGATCAACACCGTGGAGCATCCGCCCGAGAAGAGCTTCCTGAAAGCCAGCCGCAAACTGATGTACCGCTGGTACGGCAACAACCTGCGTCAGAACTCGCGCGCACTGGGCCTGGGCGTTCGTCGTCTGGGGATTTTCACCAGCATCGTGCTGTTCGACCAGCGAGTGTCGATGTGGACCTCGATTCTCGGCCTGACCGTCGCCCTCATCGCCAGCTTCAAGTATGGCGGCGCGTTCCTGCTGATGTACTTGCTGTGGATCGGCATGACCCGTCTGATCCTCACCCTGCTGCTGTCCCTCTCGGGACACAGGATCGGGCCTGCCTACCCGATCATTCTCTATTACAACCAGATCGTCGGCGCCCTGATGAAGATTTACGTCTTCTTCCGCCTGGACCGCCAGTCCTGGACACGCCAGGACACAAAACTCAGCCGCGACATGGCCAGCTTTCAAGGCTGGTTCAACACGTGGTCGTCCCGAACCATGACTTTCTCGGCTGGCACCATCTTCGTCGCCGTGCTGTTGACGATGGTTTGA